The sequence TAATGCTGCCTAAAAGCTGAATCACGATGGAGGCAGTAATATAGGGCATAATTCCTAAGGCAAATACAGAGGCACGTTCAAAATTCCCGCCGACAAAGAGGTCTAATAAACCAAAAAGAGTATTTCCACCTTCCCGTGCACCTTCAAAAAAAGCTTTCAGAGCTGTAGCATCTACTCCCGGGAGGGGTATAAAACTCCCCAGCCGGTATAAAACAAGAAACAGGGCAGTTAATAAGATCTTTTTCTTTAAGTCCGGAATCCGGAATACATTACCGATCGTTTTTAACAAGTTACACTACCTCCGCTTTGCCACCGTTCTTTTCAATCAGCTCTCTGGCTTTTTGAGAAAAAGCATTAGCTTTGATATAAACGGTTTTGGTGAAATCATCTTTAACTCCGGCTAAAACTTTGACGGGAGTATTGGCTTTTTTCCCTTTGCAGGGAATTAAACCCATCTTTTCCATAGCCGGAATATCCAGTTCTGTTATATCCAGGTTTTGTAAACGATACAAGTTCAAAGTGCGATAATCTTCGCGGAAGATATTTTTAAAACCGCGTTTAGGTAAGCGACGATGTAAAGGCATTTGACCGCCTTCAAAACGGGGCGGAACATTTCCTCCCGCACGGGCTTTTTTACCTTTGTGTCCACGCCCGGCTTGATGTCCCCAACCGGAACCTTGTCCTTTGCCGAGGCGTTTTTTATTCTTTCTACCAGCTGGCGCTTCAAGATTAGATAAATTCAACATTACTATTCCTCCTTCAGTTCTTCAACTTTTAAGAGGTAGCCGACTTTGTCTATCATACCTCTAATAGTAGGATTATCATTATGAATGCGGCTTTTGCCTATTCTTCCCAGTCCGAGAGCTTCGATTACCTTTTTATGTTTTTCCACACGATTTATCGTGCTGCGGATTTGAGTAACTCTAATTTTCATTTCTCTCCTCCTGACCGGTAATTTGAGCCATCGTTTTATTGCGTAAGCGGGAAATATCTGCTAAAGTGCGCATAGATTTTAACCCGTTTATAGTTGCTTTGACTACATTTGTAGGGGTGTTTGAGCCGAGTGATTTGCACAGAATATTTTCAATTCCAGCTGCTTCAAAAATAGCTCTGGCTGTTCCACCTGCAATAACTCCGGTTCCTGGAGCCGCGGGTTTAATCATTACCCGGGAGGCACCAAAACGAGATACAATTTCGTGAGGAACAGTTCCTTTCACAATCGGAACTTTAAACATATTTTTTACGGCTTTTTCTTTGGCTTTGCGAATAGCATCCACGATTTCGTTTGCTTTGCCATTGCCAATGCCAACCTTGCCATGCTTATCGCCAACTACTACAATAGCGGAAAAACTAAAGTTTCTGCCGCCTTTAACAACTTTGGCAACCCGCTTGGTTTCTATTATTTTTTCAATTAAGCTTTCTTCTTCTGAATGGTGTTGTTCGTAATTCATTTTCTCTCCTTAGAAATCCAATCCGGCTTTACGAGCACCTTCTGCAAGGGCTTTTACTCTTCCGTGATACATATAACCGCCACGGTCAAAGGCAACTTTTTTGATTCCAGCGGCGAGGGCTTTTTCACCCAGTTTTAAGCCAACTTCGTAACTTTGTTCAGCTTTCTTCTTTCCATCCAGGGAGTCCATATCTTTGGCTATGGTAGAGAGTGAAATGAGAGTTACACCTTTGGTATCATCAATAATTTGGGCATATATATGTTTCAGAGAACGATATACAACTAAACGCGGACGATCCGGCGTTCCGCTTAAGCGTTTGCGGAGGGCTAAATGACGACGCTTACGCAGTTCTTTTTTTAATTTACAGCTTGGAGTTATCATATCTTTTACCTATCCTTATTTAGTGCCGGCTTTTCCAGCTTTAATGATAATATGCTCATCAATATAACGAATGCCTTTACCTTTGTAATTTTCAGGAGGGCGACAATTACGAACTTCTGCAGCAAACTGACCTACAAGCTGTTTATCAATTCCTTTGATGGTGATGATGCTTTGAAAATCAGAACGGGTTCCTTTGGAACGCGGAACTGCTTCTGCGTTTACTTGTAATTCTTTAGGAATTTCCAGCAAAATATCATGTGAATAGCCAAGCGTGAGTTTCAGCCAAGGTCCTGTAACCTCGGAAGAATAACCAGTTCCATAAATATGCAGAATTTTTTGATATCCTGCCGTTACACCGATTACCATATTTTGAATTAAAGCACGGGTAAGACCATGCAAAGCACGCTGACTTTTGCTATCGTCACTGCGGTGAACTCTTAAAACATTATCTTCAGCTTCAATTGTGATTCCGGGCATCAGGGTTTGTTTTAGCTCACCCAGCTTCCCTTTAATTGTTATAACATTATCGCTGACTTGCACTTGTGTTCCGGGGTCTAATTTAATCGGGGCTCTTCCAATGCGTGACATCTTCTCTCCCTTACCAGACCTTGCAGATATATTCGCCGCCCACTTTTTGAAGGCGGGCATCGCGATCTACCATCACACCTTTGCTGGTAGAAATAATTGCACAACCGGTATGATTATAAACGCAGGGTAATTTATCGGCTTTCACATAAACCCTTCTTCCGGGTTTGGATATTCTTTGGATTCCCTGTAATACAGGTTTTCCGTCATTAGTATAGCGCAGAATTACCTCAATGCGTTTGTAGTTTATTTTATGTTCCGGATCTTTATCAAGAATATGAATACTATTTACAAAATTCTCTTCAGCAAGGATGTTAACCAGTGATTCTACAAGGTTATTATGGTTAACGGTCACTTGCGAATGTCCGGCACGATATGCATTGCGAATTTTCGTCAATGCATCAGCTATCGGATCACTAACGCTCATTCTTTTCCTCTCTTCTTTACCAGCTACTTCTGGTTATTCCAGGTATTTGACCAAGTGATGCATATTTGCGAAAACATAAACGGCACATACCGAAATCGCGCATATAGGCGCGCGGGCGTCCGCAAATCTTGCAACGGTTATATTTTCTTACTTTAAATTTGGGAGTTCGTTGTTGTTTAATGATGAGTGATTTTTTCGCCACTTATATCTCCTTATTCATTTTTTTGGAAAGGCATACCCAGTTCTTGAAGCAGGGCACGACATTCCTCATCTGTTCTTGCCGTTGTTACAATCGTGATATTGAGTCCACGAATAGTATCAATTTTATCATAGTCAATTTCTGGAAATACGGTTTGTTCCTTCAAACCAAAGGAGAAATTTCCCCTACCGTCAAAGGCATCTGCCGGAATACCTCTAAAATCACGAATTCTGGGTATCGCCAAAGAAATTAACCGGTCGTAAAATTCATACATTACCTCATTTCTCAAAGTTACTTTGCACCCAATTGGCATACCTTGACGGAGCTTGAAGTTGGATATGGATTTGCGAGCTTTGGTAACAACAGGTTTGCGTCCGCAGATAATTTCCATATCTTTTACGGCATTATCTAAAAGAGCTTTATTCTGAGTTGCCTGCCCTACTCCCATACTTACAACGATCTTTTCCAGTTTGGGAACTTGGTGGCAGTTTTTATAGCCAAATTGCTTAGTTAAAGCTCCCATCACCTGATTTTTATATTGTTCTTTCAAACGGTTCATTTGTTCCATCTCCTCTACAGTTCGTCACCACTCTTTTTACAAACCCGAATGCGGCGTCCTTCGTGAATTTGATATACCGGCTTAGAAACGGCATTCAGTTTTTCATTGAAGAGCATAACATTGGAAGCATTAATAGGCGCTTCCATTGTAATAATGCCACCTTGAGGATTCTGCTGAGTTGGCTTGGCATGTTTTTTAATCATATGAATTTTTTCTACAATAACCTGTCCGGTTTTGGGAAAGACCTTCAGAATATGACCTTTTTTTCCTCTGTCGTCACCAGCAATCACTTTTACAAGATCGCCTTTTTTAAAGTGCATCTTATTTTTTACCACAATTCCTCCTACAGAACTTCCGGTGCCAGGGAAACTATTTTCATATAGTGGGCTTCTCGCAATTCACGCGCCACCGGTCCAAAAATACGGGTTCCTTTGGGTTCATGTTTTTCGTCAATGATAACTGCCGCATTATCGGCAAAACGAATATAAGAACCATCGGGACGGCGAATTTCTTTACGAGTTCGGACGATAACGGCTTTTTCAACGGTGCCTTTTTTAACTTTTCCGCCGGGGGTGGCACTTTTTATGGCAACTACGATAACATCACCGATAGTTGCATATTTACGCTGTGTTCCACCCAGAACTTTTATACACATTGCTTTTTTCGCACCGGAGTTATCGGCTATATTTAACATTGTCTGAACTTGTATCATTTCAGTATAACTCCTTTATTTGCTTCTTTCCACAATTTTATGTAAAGTCCAGCGCTTACTGGCACTCATCGGGCGAGATTCAATAATTTGAACTACATCACCTTCGTGGGCAGTATTGTTTTCATCATGAGCCATAAATTTCTTATGACGCCGAACTGTCTTTTTATATAGTGGATGGATAAATTGTCGTTGAACACGCACAACTATGGTTTTATCGTTCTTATCACTTACGACAATTCCCTGTTTAATCATTTTATGGGTTGTAGCCACTTTTCACCTCAGTCCTTATTCTCTTTTTCTTTCATAATTGTATATATCCTGGCAATATCATGCCGGATATTTTTAATGCGATCAGGTCTGTCGAGCAGGTTTTTAGATTTTTGGAACCGAAGATTGAACAGTTCTATCCTCAGTTCTTCCAGTTTTGCCTGCAATTCTTCCATACTTAAGTCGCGAATTTCATCTGGTTTCATAATTCTACTCCTTCGCGGGCAATTAAGCGAGTTTTAATCGGCAGTTTATGAGCTGCCAGACGCAGCGCTTCTTTGGCAACATCAATGTCTACACCTTCAATTTCAAAAAGAACTCTGCCGGGGCGAACTACCGCTACCCAATATTCAGGAGCGCCTTTACCTTTTCCCATACGGGTTTCGGCTGGCTTTTTCGTTATTGGTTTATCGGGGAAAATTCTGATCCAGACCTTTCCTTCTCTTTTCATATGACGGGTAATGGCAATACGGCAGGCCTCAATCTGACGGCTGGAAATGAATGAATCTTCAAGGGCTATTAATCCGTAATCGCCAAAGGAGACATTGCATCCTGTCCAGGATAGACCTTTCCTTCTTCCCTTCATCATCTTACGATGTTTAACTTTTTTGGGGGCTAACATTACATATCTCCTTTAACCTAAAATATCACCTTTATATATCCAGACCTTAATACCGATAACGCCATAGGTTGTATTTGCCACTATATTAGCATAATCAATATCAGCTCTTAAAGTATGGAGGGGTGTTCTACCTTGTTTGTAACTTTCGGAACGAGCTATTTCAGCTCCTCCCAAGCGACCTGAAACCTGAACTTTAACACCTTGTGCGCCTTCTTTCATTACATAGCGGATAGCCATTTTCATTGCGCGCCTAAAAGATATTCGTTCTTCCAATTGACGGGCAATTTCTTGTCCCACCAAACGCGCTTCCAGCCAGATTTTATCTACTGGTTCTACATTAATGGAAACAAGGAGTGGGTTCTTACGGTTCTTATTGATGAACACATTTAATTCTGTGCGAAGTTTTTCGATATCTTCTCCCTTCTTACCGATAACTAAACCGGGACGGGCAGTATGAATATCTACGGTTATGGAATTTGTTTTACGGTATATCTTTACTTTTGATACCATCTTATCGCTTAAGCGTTTCTGAATGTAATCTCTGATTTTAATATCTTCCTGGAGAAAATCTACATACGAACTGCCTTCAGCATACCAGACGGAATCGGTTTCTTTATTTATACCGATACGGTAAAGAACGGGATGTATTTTTTGTCCCAAGGTCTTCCTCCTATTCTTCCAAGCTTTGAATTTCCAGAGCAATATGGCAGGTCTGTTTCCTGATCATATAAGCTCTACCCTGTGCACGGGGCATAAAGCGTTTCATTTGTGGACCTTCATCCGCGGTTGCCACAGTTACAAACATCTTAGTTAAATCTATTTTGGGATCCTGGTTTTGGGCATTGGCAATAGCTGAAGCCAATAATTTATTTATTGTAGCAGCTGCTCTGCGATGAGAAAAACGCAAGATATTTTGCGCTTCAGTTACTCGTTTATAACGAATGGTATCTAAAACCAATCGTGCTTTACGGGCTGAACCGCGTGTATGGCGAAGTTTTGCTGTTGCGAGCATCATATTCTCCTATTTCGTCACTTTTTTCTTCTTTTCTTTATGACCACGATAGGTGCGCGTTGGAGAAAATTCT is a genomic window of Candidatus Cloacimonas sp. containing:
- the rplP gene encoding 50S ribosomal protein L16, whose protein sequence is MLAPKKVKHRKMMKGRRKGLSWTGCNVSFGDYGLIALEDSFISSRQIEACRIAITRHMKREGKVWIRIFPDKPITKKPAETRMGKGKGAPEYWVAVVRPGRVLFEIEGVDIDVAKEALRLAAHKLPIKTRLIAREGVEL
- the rplV gene encoding 50S ribosomal protein L22; protein product: MLATAKLRHTRGSARKARLVLDTIRYKRVTEAQNILRFSHRRAAATINKLLASAIANAQNQDPKIDLTKMFVTVATADEGPQMKRFMPRAQGRAYMIRKQTCHIALEIQSLEE
- the rpmC gene encoding 50S ribosomal protein L29 produces the protein MKPDEIRDLSMEELQAKLEELRIELFNLRFQKSKNLLDRPDRIKNIRHDIARIYTIMKEKENKD
- the rplR gene encoding 50S ribosomal protein L18, translating into MITPSCKLKKELRKRRHLALRKRLSGTPDRPRLVVYRSLKHIYAQIIDDTKGVTLISLSTIAKDMDSLDGKKKAEQSYEVGLKLGEKALAAGIKKVAFDRGGYMYHGRVKALAEGARKAGLDF
- the rpsC gene encoding 30S ribosomal protein S3, whose amino-acid sequence is MGQKIHPVLYRIGINKETDSVWYAEGSSYVDFLQEDIKIRDYIQKRLSDKMVSKVKIYRKTNSITVDIHTARPGLVIGKKGEDIEKLRTELNVFINKNRKNPLLVSINVEPVDKIWLEARLVGQEIARQLEERISFRRAMKMAIRYVMKEGAQGVKVQVSGRLGGAEIARSESYKQGRTPLHTLRADIDYANIVANTTYGVIGIKVWIYKGDILG
- the rpsH gene encoding 30S ribosomal protein S8, whose product is MSVSDPIADALTKIRNAYRAGHSQVTVNHNNLVESLVNILAEENFVNSIHILDKDPEHKINYKRIEVILRYTNDGKPVLQGIQRISKPGRRVYVKADKLPCVYNHTGCAIISTSKGVMVDRDARLQKVGGEYICKVW
- the rpsQ gene encoding 30S ribosomal protein S17, whose product is MATTHKMIKQGIVVSDKNDKTIVVRVQRQFIHPLYKKTVRRHKKFMAHDENNTAHEGDVVQIIESRPMSASKRWTLHKIVERSK
- the rplF gene encoding 50S ribosomal protein L6 — protein: MSRIGRAPIKLDPGTQVQVSDNVITIKGKLGELKQTLMPGITIEAEDNVLRVHRSDDSKSQRALHGLTRALIQNMVIGVTAGYQKILHIYGTGYSSEVTGPWLKLTLGYSHDILLEIPKELQVNAEAVPRSKGTRSDFQSIITIKGIDKQLVGQFAAEVRNCRPPENYKGKGIRYIDEHIIIKAGKAGTK
- the rplN gene encoding 50S ribosomal protein L14; its protein translation is MIQVQTMLNIADNSGAKKAMCIKVLGGTQRKYATIGDVIVVAIKSATPGGKVKKGTVEKAVIVRTRKEIRRPDGSYIRFADNAAVIIDEKHEPKGTRIFGPVARELREAHYMKIVSLAPEVL
- the rpsE gene encoding 30S ribosomal protein S5, whose protein sequence is MNYEQHHSEEESLIEKIIETKRVAKVVKGGRNFSFSAIVVVGDKHGKVGIGNGKANEIVDAIRKAKEKAVKNMFKVPIVKGTVPHEIVSRFGASRVMIKPAAPGTGVIAGGTARAIFEAAGIENILCKSLGSNTPTNVVKATINGLKSMRTLADISRLRNKTMAQITGQEERNEN
- the rpmD gene encoding 50S ribosomal protein L30; this encodes MKIRVTQIRSTINRVEKHKKVIEALGLGRIGKSRIHNDNPTIRGMIDKVGYLLKVEELKEE
- a CDS encoding type Z 30S ribosomal protein S14 — protein: MAKKSLIIKQQRTPKFKVRKYNRCKICGRPRAYMRDFGMCRLCFRKYASLGQIPGITRSSW
- the rplX gene encoding 50S ribosomal protein L24; the encoded protein is MHFKKGDLVKVIAGDDRGKKGHILKVFPKTGQVIVEKIHMIKKHAKPTQQNPQGGIITMEAPINASNVMLFNEKLNAVSKPVYQIHEGRRIRVCKKSGDEL
- the rplO gene encoding 50S ribosomal protein L15 — encoded protein: MLNLSNLEAPAGRKNKKRLGKGQGSGWGHQAGRGHKGKKARAGGNVPPRFEGGQMPLHRRLPKRGFKNIFREDYRTLNLYRLQNLDITELDIPAMEKMGLIPCKGKKANTPVKVLAGVKDDFTKTVYIKANAFSQKARELIEKNGGKAEVV
- the rplE gene encoding 50S ribosomal protein L5 → MNRLKEQYKNQVMGALTKQFGYKNCHQVPKLEKIVVSMGVGQATQNKALLDNAVKDMEIICGRKPVVTKARKSISNFKLRQGMPIGCKVTLRNEVMYEFYDRLISLAIPRIRDFRGIPADAFDGRGNFSFGLKEQTVFPEIDYDKIDTIRGLNITIVTTARTDEECRALLQELGMPFQKNE